One region of Thermus albus genomic DNA includes:
- a CDS encoding DUF5317 domain-containing protein yields MAYGTYRGLFRPEWAGPLAKTLVLALVGYGLYQNRHLKSLYLVLLGLALNTLVIFANGGHMPVSLDALKKAGIEGWEDLLKTRGDAVHTLLDESTRLPFLGDVIALPPLRKAASLGDLFVLAGIAGVVVEGALRASGRRLPRRQAALRVLALLLGVLILLALRA; encoded by the coding sequence TTGGCCTATGGTACCTACCGCGGTTTATTCCGGCCCGAGTGGGCGGGCCCCTTGGCCAAGACGCTGGTCCTCGCACTGGTGGGCTATGGGCTTTACCAGAACCGGCACCTGAAAAGCCTCTACCTGGTCCTCCTGGGTCTAGCCTTGAATACGCTGGTTATCTTTGCCAACGGAGGCCACATGCCGGTCAGCCTAGATGCCTTAAAAAAGGCGGGCATTGAGGGCTGGGAGGACCTTCTAAAAACCAGGGGCGACGCCGTCCATACCCTCCTGGACGAGTCCACCCGCCTCCCCTTCCTGGGGGATGTTATCGCCCTTCCCCCTTTGCGCAAGGCGGCCAGTTTAGGAGACCTCTTCGTCCTGGCGGGCATAGCCGGGGTGGTGGTGGAAGGAGCCTTAAGGGCCAGTGGGAGACGGCTTCCCAGGCGCCAGGCAGCCTTACGGGTTTTGGCCCTGCTCCTTGGGGTCCTCATCCTCCTTGCCCTACGGGCCTAG
- a CDS encoding HD-GYP domain-containing protein, whose product MLQKLRRLDLPPPRVLAYILAVFASFVVLEGYLALSYGFRLPPAGLSWFDLLFWAALVFWSVRVEIRLPLNASMSHLFLFALALVVLAPPWLAPLWVFLFQYSGNTWYKQLFNRSQDALATLAAALVWQFFQANRLFLGTLDLSAGVGIALAATTFFLINTALVSLVIHLASGTPLREVWRKNFGWLTVSYFLLSPLALLLARAYETPLLGGWGGWTVLFFLIPLYYSRFYWDEKVRLEQAFDATLEVLMHALEAKEKETRLHSERVADIASDMARALYQDEAKAQEIYRAARLHDIGKIGVPEALLLKPDKLTPREYEIVQSHTTKGVELLKPAEKVAFGPLVYNVILHHHERWDGRGYPKGLAGHEIPEEARIVGLADAYEAMTAGRPYRKAKPSEEALKEIQDLSGIQFDPKLVKLFTQLWHANPLWRDREAYLQAKEGPLSRSTLPQLYSESASPSPSEPDPRTSGE is encoded by the coding sequence ATGCTGCAAAAGCTCCGCCGCCTGGACCTGCCCCCACCCCGGGTGCTGGCCTATATCCTTGCGGTCTTCGCCAGCTTCGTGGTCCTGGAAGGGTACCTGGCCCTAAGCTACGGCTTCCGCCTTCCCCCAGCCGGCCTAAGCTGGTTTGACCTCCTCTTCTGGGCGGCTTTGGTCTTCTGGAGCGTGCGGGTGGAGATCCGCCTGCCCCTAAACGCCAGCATGAGCCACCTTTTCCTCTTCGCCCTGGCCCTGGTGGTCCTCGCCCCCCCCTGGCTTGCCCCCCTTTGGGTATTTCTATTCCAATATAGCGGCAATACCTGGTACAAGCAGCTCTTCAACCGCTCCCAAGACGCCCTCGCCACCCTGGCCGCGGCCCTGGTCTGGCAGTTTTTCCAGGCTAACCGCCTCTTTCTGGGAACCCTGGACCTGAGCGCGGGGGTGGGCATAGCCCTGGCGGCGACCACCTTCTTCTTGATTAACACCGCTTTGGTCTCCTTGGTTATCCACCTGGCCAGCGGCACCCCCTTAAGGGAGGTATGGAGAAAAAACTTCGGTTGGCTTACGGTCAGCTATTTCCTCCTCTCCCCCCTGGCCCTCCTCCTAGCCCGGGCCTACGAAACCCCGCTTCTGGGCGGCTGGGGGGGCTGGACGGTTCTTTTTTTCCTGATACCCCTTTACTATAGCCGCTTCTACTGGGACGAGAAGGTGCGGCTGGAGCAGGCCTTTGATGCCACCCTAGAAGTCCTCATGCACGCCCTGGAGGCCAAGGAAAAGGAAACCCGCCTGCACTCCGAGCGCGTGGCCGACATTGCTTCTGACATGGCGCGGGCTTTGTACCAGGACGAGGCCAAGGCCCAAGAGATCTACCGGGCCGCCCGGCTCCACGACATCGGCAAGATCGGCGTTCCGGAAGCCCTCCTCCTGAAGCCGGATAAGCTCACCCCCCGGGAGTACGAGATTGTGCAAAGCCACACCACCAAGGGGGTGGAGCTCCTTAAGCCCGCAGAAAAGGTGGCCTTCGGCCCTTTGGTCTATAACGTAATCCTCCACCACCACGAGCGCTGGGACGGCCGCGGCTACCCCAAGGGGCTTGCCGGGCACGAGATCCCCGAGGAGGCCCGCATCGTGGGCCTGGCCGACGCCTACGAGGCCATGACCGCAGGCCGCCCCTACCGCAAGGCCAAGCCCTCGGAGGAGGCCCTAAAGGAAATCCAGGACCTTTCCGGCATCCAGTTTGATCCCAAGCTGGTCAAGCTCTTCACCCAGCTTTGGCACGCGAACCCCTTGTGGCGCGACCGCGAAGCTTATCTGCAAGCAAAGGAGGGACCCCTATCACGCTCTACCTTGCCGCAACTCTATTCGGAATCGGCCTCGCCCTCGCCCTCGGAGCCAGACCCAAGGACCTCGGGGGAATAG